CATCGACATGATCGAAGCCAACATCAGCGAAGCACAATCGGAGGCCGGCAACTTCTCGGATCCCTCAAAGCATAAGAAGTATCAGTACCTCGCCTTGACCCACAAGGCTACTGTCACGCCTACTGGTCTCGTTCTCCGAGGTCCTGAGTGGGGGGTACCAAATCGAGTTCTCCGCAAGTACGCAAATCACACTGAATGCTTCATGAGAGTGTTCTTTGCTGATGAGGATGGCCTGTCCGTCTTCCACGACCCGCGCTCATCCCAAGAAGACGTCTATGAACGATTCCGCAATGTCCTCCGAAATGGCATTACGATTGCTGGACGCACTTTCGAGTTCCTTGGTTTCTCGCACGCATCACTTCGCTACCATGCAGCGTGGTTCATGGCGCCATTTGAAGAAGATGGCGTACTGATCTGCGCCAGGGATGTCATCCAAGCCCTAGGTGACTTCACCAACATCCATTGCAGTGCCAAATGTGCGGCGCGTATTGGACAAGCCTTCAGCGATACTATCCACGCTGTACATGTCCCAGACGACGCGTACGTGATCGAGACCAAAGACGATGTTGTCAGGAATGGCCGCACGTTCTCAGACGGTTGCGGTACGATATCTGAACGTCTTCTGCAGAGAGTATGGCTCTCGTTGCCATCTGACCGCAGGAGCAAACGACCAACAGTCCTCCAAATTCGTTACCGCGGCGCAAAAGGTGTGGTCTCGCTTGACAATGCTCTGCTTGGGGAACAGCTTCACATCCGTAAGAGTATGACAAAGTACGTTGCTCGTGAAGGCTGGAGAGACCTCGAGCTTTGCGGTGCGGCATACAGGCCTCTAAACATGTACTTGAACCATCAGTTCATCAAGATTCTCGAAGACCTCAGCGTCCCTCTACAAAACTTCTTCTCGGTTCAGGATGATGCACTCAAAGCGCTAGAGATGATTGTGCAACATCCACTCAACGCAGCCTCTTTCTTAGGTACGTACCTCTTCTTGTCAAAGGCATTTCTTGAAGCTAATGCGACGTACAGAACAGGCCCACACCGGTATATTTGCAAAGGTTCCCAGGCTGTTCCAGCTGATGCACTACATTGGGCTCTCATTCCAAACAGACAGGTTCCTGACAGATGTTGTTGAGATTGCGGCCATGTCGAGCCTGCGAGATCTCAAGTATCGTGCCCGCATTCCGATTGAGAAAGGCTGTCTTCTTTATGGTATCATGGATGAGACCAATACATTGCGAGAAGGTGAGGTGTATGTTGCGACACAGTTTCCAGATGGGCATGGCGAGTGGAAACATGGTGTCCTCACAGGTGACCGTGTTGTTGTGACTCGAGCGCCCGCACTTCATCCTGGTGACGTACAGCTTGCCAAGGCTGTGGATGTGGAACGTGGGAGCCCCCTGAAAGCATTGCGCAACTGCATTGTCTTCTCGCAGAGAGGTGAGCGAGATCTGCCCTCAATGCTCAGCGGGGGTGACTTGGATGGTGATCTCTTCCACATCATCTACGACGAAAGGCTCGTACCTAATTACACAGTTCCTCCAGCAGACTATGAGCCGACACAAGCTCGGGACCTTGGCCGACCCGTTGAAGTCAATGACATCGTCGACTTTTTCATCGAGTTCATGAAGATGGATCGTCTTGGGGTCATCTCGAACAAACATAAAATTCGAGCAGATCGAAAGCCTGACGGAACTATGAACCCTGAATGCACCATGCTTGCAAAGCTTGCGTCTGACGCTGTTGACTTCAGCAAATCCGGCAACCCTGTAAGTGGTGGTCTATGTCTGTCTCATTCGTTGAATTTACTGACCAAAGCATTTCTTCAGGCCGACATGTCACAGGTGAGTACTTCCTCGAGCATGCTCACAAAGTTCGTCTTAATGCATTGTGACGCTATAATCACGCAGTGAACTAGGTGTCTACAGTATACTGATTGAAGTGGCAGATACCCCTTGGTGCAGATAGCGTCAGACCAGACTTCATGGCCCCTGGCCGCAATCTTGTGGTCAACGACCTTGGTGCTGCAGAGCTAGACAAGCTTGAAGACGACGATGTGGATGAACCTGACAGTCTCAGTGTGCTCGATCCCGAAAAGGCCAAGTGCGTAAATGTACCCCTACACTGGACGATGTGCTGATCTGTGCTACAGAATCAGATACTACAGGAGTCAAAAGGCTCTCGGACAGTTGTACCGCAGGATCGATGAGAAGCAGTTCTTCACACAGATGCGAGACAACTTCCAGGCGGCCCAGAACACTCAGCAACGTGAAACCCTACTTCAGAAGCTCGAGCGATACGTCGATCGTGAAGCAATGGCCATCCAGTGGACACATCACCGCATCTTCGCCGAGCAACTGCGAGAAGAGTACGTTTCAACCAAATCACTCTAGCAAGTCCTTGTCTCTAACACAGCACAGATACGAAGACAACATGGTCGACATCATGTACTCGATGCGCCCACACCGCGGCCAGCCTCTAACCGAGCTCGAAGTCTTCTCCGGCAATATCCTCGGCAAGAAGGAACGCGCGTCGACGCGCTACATCCGCGAAGCCAACAAGGAAGTCCAGGAGCGCTTCGACCGCGACGTCAGCGACATTGCGAGACGCGTCGCTCGTGGCGATGGAGACTGGGAGGGCCCTGACGACGTCGAAGCCTTGCCGCGCGCCATTGCCTGCTTCAAAGTCGCGCTGGAGACGGACGGCTGGGAGAACCAGATTGTGCTGAAGAGCTGGAAGTACGTGGCTGCTGCGGTCTGCTTGGAGCAGCTGAATGTGTACATGTTGGGCCGTCTGAGGCCGTTGTAAGGAGCTGTTTGGTACGGCACGTAGCGAACCGCCTTTGAGATGCGTGTAGCCGTTGGGTGCTGTTCTACCGACTATGAGCGATCGCGTCCACGTCGAAGATGCTTTGAGAAGGATAGCAGTGTTCTAGTCAAACAACACGCCTCGCTTGCGAAGAGCAAGAATTCACTAGTCCAACCCCACGACCTCCTATGCTACTCCACATCCTCTTCATCCACCTCCTTGCCCTCCGCTTGCCTATCCGGCCGTGCCTCTTGCTTCCTATACAGAGCAGCCAGCTCACCGGCCTCCGTCGCCTCATCAATTCCCTTGTCGTCGCGCACACGCAAGAACCTCGGAAACCTGGTACTCAGCCCGCGCTCCTCACTCACCAGCCCAATAGCCGCCGTGTACGTAGGACTGAGCGTCAGATCCGCAAACGCCACCTCCCAGACCTCGGTAGGCTCGAACCAGACAGCCGGCCAACCCGCGCCGCCGTTGTAGTCGACGTAGTGCGGCTTCCCTTGCAGCGTCGTTGTGCTGTCCGGGTCGTCCGGGTCGTATTTCGCACGGTTCGCTTTGTAGAAGGCGTCGGTGAAGCCGGACATGCACTTTGTCACGGCTTCGAGCGAGCCCGTCTCGGCGTTGCGGATCGCGAGTAGAATTGGGGACCACCAGGCGGCTTTGCGCCCGGAGCCATGGAAGGCGCCGATGGGGATGAGGTCGAGCGTTTCTGAGGTCGAGGAGTAGTCCTTTTTCACCTTGAGCCATGAGTCGAGACGCTTGTCCGGTTCGTAGGTCGCGAGGAGCGCTTTTCTGCGGCCGGGCTTTTTGGGCTCGTCGGCTTCCGGATCCGGGATGGGTGCTGATTTGCTCTTGCTTTTGGGTTTGGCGGGCTTCTTTTTCTTCGGCGTTGGGGGAAGGGAGGGTGTGCCGTCTTCGTTTAGCTCGTCGAGGAGATCGGGGTCGGGAAGGTTGTCGAGCACTTTGACCATGATGCCTTCGCACTTTAGTTCCAAGGCACTCTTGAAGAAGTCGGATACAACTTCAGTATCGGCAGATGTGGCGTCTAGGCTCTTGACCCAGGTGAAGTTGTGGGGTATCTCGACGAAAAGACTGCGTAGCATGTCTCTCCGCTCTCGAAATGGGCGGTTGAGAAGCTCCTCTCCGTTGAGGTACATCAGATCGAAGGCGAAAAGGCAGACGTCGATGGTGACGGATCCGATGATGACATCCTTTCGAGCTCGGTTGGCAAGTGTTTGGAACGTCTTCAGTTCGCCTGATTCGCGGTCTACCGCCACAACTTCGCCCTCGAGGATGAAGCTGGACACACCCTCGCCTCTGATCTTGGGAACCAGCGCGACTAGGTCCGGATACTTATCTGTCATAACTTCCAGGTGTCTTGAGAAGATCGTGACCTTTCCCTTCTCATCACAGTGTACCTGTGCTCTCTGGCCGTCGTACTTGTACTCGCAGCTGAAGTCTCGACCTTGTAGCTTGGTGAGCATTTCGCCCAGATCACGTGTAATACTGCCCAACATAGGCCTCAACGGTATGTGTAATGCCAAACCGCATCGCAGCAACAGCTCGTCACCTACGCCTATCTCTAACAACGCCGGTATTATATCGTTGTAGTTCGGTCTCCGGGCGAAGCATGCTTTAACGATCTCTTCGTTCCTACTGTATATCTCAACGAGATCTTCCTTTTTCAGTTTGGCAAGATCTTTCGGATTGCGAGTCTCGAATTCGGCATTTGACGGCTTCGATAAGAGGAACGCGCGCGATAGCGCAATCAGCATGGTGGTCTTGACTGCACCTATTCTCAGATGCTGCACCAACGTTCTGACGATGTATCGACTCTCTTCTGCACCCCGTGCATCTTGTATCAGTCTCTCGACAATCCTTTGCTTGACTTCTACGCTGCCATTTCCCTTGCTGTTGGCAATCTTGACCAGAGAACCGAACACACTCTTGATTGTCAGAGGCTTCGGTTTCCGCAAAGTAAACGACTGGCGCTTCTTTGCTTCAAATGCCACATCTCCTGCGTCACCGTACTTGTTGTTGAGTGTTCTCAGACCTGCATTGTCCAATCCACAGACCTTCTTCAGAGCCTTTGAGATTGCTGAACCGCCGAGGCCAAGTTCGAGGTCAATGTATGGAGGCGATATCGAGTTGGTTGCTAGCCAAACGGCAGGTAACAGACTTTTGGGATCGCTTTCGATGATGGTTCGTAAAAGGTTGACGAGAGTGTCTACTATTTTAATACGACTCGTGGTGCTGTTGATTAGGATGAAACATCGTGTCAACAGCGCATATGTTGCTCGGCCACCGTCTGCTGTCCAATGCTTTTGGAGGTCTGGTATGTATTTCGATGGGTCGAACTCGAGTGGGCTCTGATCGAAGGGTATGTTGGCGGTAATGGTGTCCTCCTCGGTCGCGGTCGACTGTAGCGAGAGAGTGTGTGTTTTCTGTCTCGATGCTGCAGACTCAACAATTGGTATCGAAACTTCAGTAGAACCCGCTTCTTCTGCCTTCTTCGCATCACCGCCCTTCACCCCAGTCGTTGCTGATGGGCTGGGGTCTCTGTAGAGTTCATCGGACCTAGACTGCTTGTCCTCTTTCGGGGGTTGCTCTTGAGCTTCTTTGTTCCACTCTTCTTGTAGTTTTCTGGCGTACTCTTCATCCGTAAGATTGGAAGGGTCTATGACTTGGGGCGGATTGGCTTCAGTTGTGTTCTGTGTCGCATCTGTCGTGGCAGCCGTGGCTTTTGCGGTTTGTTtggcgaagaagaagtcCAACTTGCGCACTGGTTTGCTCGAGCCATCATTCTTCTTGCGGCGCTTTGATGGGCTATCCATCATAGGAATTTCGGTAGAATCGCTGCAGATGCTAGGAAGTCACTGCTCTCGGTTCGTTCGCGTCATGACGtagcgcagcgcagcgcagcgcaCTGACCAAGTCGCGTACGCGCTGTCACGCGCCTTCCAATTTAATCTCCGTTCACGGTCCTCGACTGCACAAAGATGCCAACGCTTATCAAATCGAATCCTGTTCTTTTGCGATCATTGCTGCAGTCTGGGCCTTCCATTTCACGAGACTCGACATGTTGAGAGAGCTTCTATCAGCTTATTTCCATTCTTGACGAAACTGCGTGGTGTGCAATTAAGTCTTCACTGACTCCAAATGCCAGTCAAGAAGATGTTGAAGATCGGACAGCCTTCACCCTTGTGTATCATCCTGCTGACCTAGGACGATAGTCCCAGGTTCCTTTGACCCTCCATCGTTGTACCGAGCGTTTGCATCAGTCATCGTACATAAGCCTGCCCTCAGACTCGCGCGACACGCAACTGCGGTCCCAGTAATCACCTCTATCGTTGTCGCATCTCGAACGCTTGTGCGGTCGCCTCTCAGCTCGCGGACCCATGGGCGCTGCTGCCAGACCACCGCGGACCAGAGTCGAGGTATCGTCTTGGTCCTGGGTTGGGTCGTTGATCGCACGCTTCCAGTCGTAGAGTCCGAACTCGCCACCATGAGGAGTGCCGCCTTGCTGGCCAAACAGTTGATCACCGACGTTGTACTTGCCTGTGATGCACTATTAGTACCCGAGTATGTTGGAATAGTGAAATCCTGGCTTACTCAACAGAAGACCACTGTCCGTGTGCAGACCATGTACGATGGCGCGTGCAGCAGCAATCGGGCACGTAGCCACTTCCTTGCGAAGGATCTTGGTGGCGTCATTGAAGCTGCAGACAAGGAGCGCGGCAAACCTGGCGTCCGGCTCACTACACACAATGACGACGTCTTGTCTTTCGTCAGTGCATGTTTACTTGGAGCTGCGAGGTACCTCGAACCGTAGTACTTGAACTTCTCAGAGCCGTAGAGCATCTTCGCATTACCCAACGCCATCATACGGAGCTCGTGGAGCTGTTCGAGCTGTTGAAGTCAGTAACGGCCATTCAGGCTGGGCAAGCGTTCATATACCTTGTTGAGGTTGTTCAGCCAGCCGTGTCCCGAAATACTCGTTGCGCCGTTGAAGTTGAGAAGACCATCGACGCCAATCGCCGCAGCTTGCACCATGAGTTCGTTCGCGTCGGACATGGTGTAGTGATGGCAGTACTCGTACGGGATTGGAGCGGGTGAAGGAGTGTCGTAGTACCTGTGCTATCGACTTGATCAACTGTCGACAGCCAGATAGTATACAAGGAGAGTTACGGTCCAAGGAGAAGAGACGCAAACTTACATGAAAGACAAGGGTCGCGCTAGTCGTCAGCGACGGACAGAATATCCAGGTAATACAAGTCGACGACGCTTTTACCTCTCGGTGCGATGCTGTAGTTCGACAAGACGTGAGCCAGTTCCGCGGATTTGGAGAACGCAATCGAGCCCTTACATTCCTCCGCGGTCGTCTACCGTCTTATTCCCCTCGCCATCCCGTCAACGGTTGTCTCCCCACGAAACCTGTCGACCCTCTTACCTGCTCGTGTCGGAAAAATTGCCAGACAGCAAAGCAGCGAACGTGGAGTCACCGCGACGCATTTACATATGTGTCTGCTTTTCACCCGACACCGCTTTCCAGCGCGCTATCAGCGGGCGAGGCAGCTAGAACCATATCAGCGTTGCGTTTCACGTGGATCGTTGCAGTTCGCGTCTGGTGGAAGTGGAAGGGGGTGTCTGCGAAGAGATGTGCTGGATGGAAGTCGAGGGGTCAATGGGTCGGATGGTGTGTCGAGGGAATGGAGGAGTGGTACTGAGGATGTTCTGTTCAGTCGAACTGTGCTGGAGCTGTGGGTGATGGCCAGGAAGAGAAGTTGGATACGTGATGAAGCGACGCTGGTCATGACGATATGGAAAGTGTTCTTTTGCGATATCCTATGCTCTTGAACCGCTTATCATTCTCCTCCGGAATCCTTCTCCGTACACGCTATCCTCACCATGCCACGCTCCCCACACACAACATCTCGCAAAGGAACAATCATGCAAACTCCCAAAACGCCGTGGCTGCTAAGCTAAGCAGTGGTATTTCCCGTCCGATTGATATCACCATTACCTCCATATCCATATGCACATAGCCGCGATTGTTGCGTAAAGATTCGTAGATGCCGTAAATTAAAAAGTGAAGAAAAGAAGGTCAAGGTTGGCCCTGGTCTCGCGGCGTGGCTAGCCGCGGTATTGGTTCGAGTTGACCTGACTGGCCATGATCATCATCCAGACGAGGAAGACGGAGCCGACGATCCAGAATGCAAAGACGGCTTGCCAGCATTGGCCTGGAGATTGTTAGCTTATGTTGCCAAGGTATGTATCTTCGTGCCAACTACCGGCTAACGTGGTGGTACGTACAGATGTTCCTCTGCTGCAGGAACGCAAGCGTATTCGCATTTGGTCCGCTTACGTTGTCGTTGAACACGTACGCGTTGCACTGGTTGTTGATGTTCGGGCCAGCAAACAGCTGAATCGCAGTTCCAATGATGCCGGCGATGAAGAGCACAAGCAGGATGAAGGAGAGCAAAATCATAATGCCCGGGAGCAGTTTGCGTTGCATGATGTACACGATTTCGATGATGATGAATATCACGGCGAGCGCGCCGACTGTCACCCCATAGGGCATAATCCTGAGATGTATGTTAGCATTGTCTATTCCACTAACTCCTCTGCATGCTGAGCAGTGGTAAACCTACCACGGCGTGCCCAACCCCATGCGATCCTGTATCTGCATAAACTGCGCATTGACGCCTAATATCGTGCCGGCTGTCGCCAGCATGACAATGGTCCAAACATTGAGTTGCAGGTCTGGCCAGTAGAACTTCTCGCGTACTACGACGGCAGAGCCAACGACAGTCTCTGAGTGGCCTACGCGCGCCATTGCGTCTGGTTTACGAGAGGGCTAGAGTCGAGGTTCCTGAGAGGCAGTCGCAGTGTTCACGGGCGAGATGCCGCGAGATGCGCCTGAGGAGCACTTGGCGCAGTCCCGTTTATCCGTGGGTGATCCGCCCTGGGGGTTGCCGCCCTGCTCTTCTGCAGACAAGACGTCGATGTTCAACAGCGCTTGTCGCAGCTTTCCGAGTCGAGGCGCGTCGCGGTGGTACAGCCGGCAGCGGGCGCAAGCGAGTGACGTCGCTTACGGGGCGATGCGTTGCGGGGCAGCAAATGCGGAGAGAGTGAGAGCTGTGTATCTTCAAAACTCAAGGGCTGTGAGGAGAGAAGGCGCGATGGAAAGCCGAGAAGAATTGCTTGAGGTGGGTTAGAGTTTGGGAGAAACGTGGGCGCGCAGGTTCTCTCATGTTCATGCAGGCTTGGTCTTTAGTGCCGCTGCCATTGGCGATGGCTGGAGGAGGCTGGCGACTCAAGGTTGGCCGCGGAACCCACATCGCCATCCAGGAACCATGTTTGCCGTGTCTGAGCACATGCCAATTTATTTCTCGTACTTGTGACGCCTTTGTGACTCTGTTCTATACGTGACAGATGTTCTGCTGCGTCTGCGCACGGGGCATGATGGCGGCAGGCTTGCGCGCCTGATGAGTTATTCTATAGCTTCTAGCTTCTAGGTAGCTTCTCACTTCCCACCTCTTACCAAGCTACGGACATAGAGTAGTGCCATGAAGCTGATTGTCTAAAATATTGGTATTATGCATTACAAGAGGTATGTCTGGCTGACCAAGGTTCGTACAGAGAAGTTACGCACGAGGAAAATGCTCGCCGCAGTGAAAAGTAACGTGCACCCATGTCTTCCCAGAACCCAACATCAATCATATCGTAACAACTCCAGCCTTCTACTTCCTCCTCGAGATGATCTTCGTGATAGCGTGTCTTATGATGACACCTGCTTTCTCCGTCTCCTTTTTTGTGAGCCCACTAGTGACGCACACTTTGAGGGCAGGTACAGGCTGCCACCCGGCATCCCTTGGGTTGACACCGAGACCAAGCGGAAAGGCCTTCAGTCGTGTGATAAGGACGCCGTTTGCAAGACACTTTGATTGTTAGCCTTTCCAGCAGTGAGTAGTGGGTGCATTGAAAGCATACCTCATCAACAACATCCCGCAGAATCTGGTTTTGATCCTCAACGCTGAAGTTCTTGGCCGCAACAACCTCGTCCTTCAGGACAAGCAGCATGATCGGGTTCTCCGCCGAGCTCGAACAACGGACCCAATCGCTCCTCGGATCCAGCTGTGCGCGCATCGCCTCGATCCTCTCCCTCAGACCTGTCAAGATCTCCGGCTGCTCTTGCAGAAGTGCAATGGTCTCGCTCGCGGTCGTCG
The Ascochyta rabiei chromosome 17, complete sequence DNA segment above includes these coding regions:
- a CDS encoding RNA-directed RNA polymerase, whose product is MDIFIQDVPGDVNHVQLRMFLKDKLAQFDIFAYDVIKKPGLQWALLTVAREENGERFIRHPQTQAMLVLKGRRLQCRKSNKKGQPEALKVMSLLNKEEDMMKKPLKPSLPTSQLSQPHFKFLSMTTGVWNYDHLGKLVFEQKYLDLRRGTIIFGRTALVIYLESRANANTEADSNCRIDIPYGVLEHTIPSIEAGGHGALTLTLKSPPKLYRIEASDSLHLYTGAEPSVASLMPKLYAMSLRGPVAQRAPSLHRLCALQHRYDKSAALCMVYKLHFSNLQTMRYAWNFIRDFAVPDMDLWRTKISQKKTQSVEKDYQALEATLADVTYAHINFAVAYQLMALVLEGTVSPANMLELVPGVCDLAQRYGSSKTAVGVSKLAQQIPTPTPHINGNNYSTKAIIDMIEANISEAQSEAGNFSDPSKHKKYQYLALTHKATVTPTGLVLRGPEWGVPNRVLRKYANHTECFMRVFFADEDGLSVFHDPRSSQEDVYERFRNVLRNGITIAGRTFEFLGFSHASLRYHAAWFMAPFEEDGVLICARDVIQALGDFTNIHCSAKCAARIGQAFSDTIHAVHVPDDAYVIETKDDVVRNGRTFSDGCGTISERLLQRVWLSLPSDRRSKRPTVLQIRYRGAKGVVSLDNALLGEQLHIRKSMTKYVAREGWRDLELCGAAYRPLNMYLNHQFIKILEDLSVPLQNFFSVQDDALKALEMIVQHPLNAASFLEQAHTGIFAKVPRLFQLMHYIGLSFQTDRFLTDVVEIAAMSSLRDLKYRARIPIEKGCLLYGIMDETNTLREGEVYVATQFPDGHGEWKHGVLTGDRVVVTRAPALHPGDVQLAKAVDVERGSPLKALRNCIVFSQRGERDLPSMLSGGDLDGDLFHIIYDERLVPNYTVPPADYEPTQARDLGRPVEVNDIVDFFIEFMKMDRLGVISNKHKIRADRKPDGTMNPECTMLAKLASDAVDFSKSGNPADMSQIPLGADSVRPDFMAPGRNLVVNDLGAAELDKLEDDDVDEPDSLSVLDPEKAKIRYYRSQKALGQLYRRIDEKQFFTQMRDNFQAAQNTQQRETLLQKLERYVDREAMAIQWTHHRIFAEQLREEYEDNMVDIMYSMRPHRGQPLTELEVFSGNILGKKERASTRYIREANKEVQERFDRDVSDIARRVARGDGDWEGPDDVEALPRAIACFKVALETDGWENQIVLKSWKYVAAAVCLEQLNVYMLGRLRPL